In one Streptomyces sp. NBC_01288 genomic region, the following are encoded:
- a CDS encoding HdeD family acid-resistance protein, translating to MFTSPNVLLWRGLLAVALGAVSVAWPGITINAFVILFAVYAFLTAATDSARAFASDRVGPVFGWLLLAGLSLAGGIVALAWPGITALALTIWIAAWALTTGAMEIALAFQRDETAGERTLYLLTGAVSLVFAFSLFVRPDIGAVSLATVFGLFSLVYGVSAVFASFEERRRQHKASQREPVRA from the coding sequence ATGTTCACTTCACCCAACGTGCTCCTCTGGCGCGGTCTGCTGGCCGTCGCCCTCGGCGCGGTCTCCGTCGCCTGGCCCGGCATCACCATCAACGCCTTCGTCATCCTCTTCGCCGTGTACGCGTTCCTGACCGCGGCGACGGACAGCGCCCGCGCCTTCGCGAGCGACCGGGTGGGGCCGGTCTTCGGCTGGCTGCTGCTCGCCGGGCTCTCGCTGGCGGGCGGCATCGTCGCGCTGGCCTGGCCCGGCATCACGGCGCTCGCGCTCACGATCTGGATCGCCGCGTGGGCACTGACCACCGGCGCCATGGAGATAGCCCTGGCCTTCCAGCGCGACGAGACGGCGGGCGAGCGCACCCTGTACCTCCTGACCGGCGCGGTGTCGCTCGTCTTCGCGTTCTCCCTGTTCGTCCGCCCGGACATCGGCGCGGTCTCCCTCGCCACGGTCTTCGGCCTGTTCAGCCTCGTCTACGGCGTCTCGGCGGTCTTCGCCTCGTTCGAGGAGCGGCGCCGCCAGCACAAGGCGAGCCAACGCGAACCGGTCCGCGCCTGA
- a CDS encoding LLM class F420-dependent oxidoreductase, translating into MNLGIAIADFTRPGGPAGIARHVGQLARSAEEFGFTRIAVMDHLFQIGIVGASEREMLEAYTTLGYLAASTERAELLALVTSVGYREPGLLAKMVTTLDVLSEGRAALGIGVGAGFNLAEARGLGLPFPPVAERFERLEETLRICLQMWSEDEKPFEGRYYRLERTLNSPTSVRRPHPPILIGGSGERKTLRLVAEYADACNLFHGPDLQHKLDVLRRHCDDVGRDYDEIEKTVLLPLDPGPRGENVHALLTELRRLDRLGFDHVIGPIRGADQSAALRLLGERVVPEVLNA; encoded by the coding sequence ATGAACCTCGGCATCGCCATCGCGGATTTCACCCGGCCCGGCGGCCCGGCCGGCATCGCCCGCCACGTGGGCCAACTCGCCCGCTCGGCGGAGGAGTTCGGCTTCACCCGTATCGCCGTCATGGATCACCTCTTCCAGATCGGCATCGTGGGCGCCTCCGAGCGGGAGATGCTGGAGGCGTACACCACGCTGGGCTACCTGGCCGCGTCCACCGAACGCGCCGAACTCCTCGCCCTGGTCACCTCGGTCGGCTACCGCGAGCCCGGCCTGCTGGCCAAGATGGTCACCACCCTCGACGTCCTCTCCGAGGGCCGAGCCGCGCTGGGCATCGGCGTCGGCGCCGGCTTCAACCTCGCCGAGGCGCGTGGCCTCGGTCTGCCCTTCCCGCCGGTCGCGGAGCGGTTCGAGCGATTGGAGGAGACACTGCGCATCTGTCTCCAGATGTGGAGCGAGGACGAGAAACCCTTCGAGGGCCGGTACTACCGACTGGAGCGCACCCTCAACTCCCCCACCTCCGTGCGGCGTCCACACCCGCCGATCCTGATCGGCGGCTCCGGCGAGCGGAAGACACTCCGGCTCGTCGCGGAGTACGCGGACGCCTGCAACCTCTTCCACGGACCCGACCTCCAGCACAAACTCGACGTCCTCCGCAGGCACTGCGACGACGTCGGGCGCGACTACGACGAGATCGAGAAGACGGTCCTGCTCCCGCTCGACCCCGGCCCGCGCGGCGAGAACGTCCACGCCCTGCTCACGGAGTTGCGCCGGCTGGACCGCCTCGGCTTCGACCACGTCATCGGACCGATCCGGGGAGCCGATCAGTCGGCCGCGCTGCGGCTGTTGGGCGAGCGGGTCGTACCGGAAGTCCTGAACGCCTGA
- a CDS encoding MarR family winged helix-turn-helix transcriptional regulator, which yields MTAAEESLTAQEERFWRALMRVIVALPRSLDDDLLRATGLTLTEYVVLMSLSEAENQELRMADLAAATALSASRITRVVDALQSRGQVVKRRYEGDARGNVATLTPEGLKRLQAAYPIHLASARKRVMDHLDGRSLSAMVRQFETVVGKFD from the coding sequence ATGACCGCCGCCGAGGAATCCCTGACCGCACAGGAGGAGCGTTTCTGGCGTGCCCTGATGCGGGTCATCGTCGCGTTGCCGCGTTCGCTGGACGACGATCTGCTGCGGGCCACGGGGCTGACGCTCACCGAGTACGTCGTCCTGATGAGTCTGTCCGAGGCCGAGAACCAGGAACTTCGTATGGCGGATCTCGCGGCGGCCACCGCGCTGTCGGCGAGCCGGATCACCCGTGTCGTGGACGCGTTGCAGAGCCGCGGCCAGGTCGTGAAGCGGCGCTACGAGGGAGACGCGCGCGGGAATGTCGCGACCCTCACCCCGGAAGGGCTGAAGCGGCTTCAGGCGGCCTATCCGATACACCTCGCGAGTGCCCGCAAGCGCGTGATGGACCATCTCGACGGCCGGTCGCTGTCGGCCATGGTGCGGCAGTTCGAGACGGTGGTCGGGAAGTTCGACTGA
- a CDS encoding GMC family oxidoreductase — protein sequence MSTTSEQPSHGADDAVDVVIVGGGSAGAVLAARLSADPRRTVLLIEAGPDYPQDRVPEGLLTPHVLADPDHDWGYTARATDLAPSIPAPRGRTMGGSSAVNAGVAIRARAADFAAWGERYGIKGWSYDEVLPTFREMENTPTGDDTYHGRTGPFPVRQWTYDQLTSSLKAFVDGAAGLGFRRNDDFNGARQDGTGGYPVNIVDGVRQNSALVYLTPQVRSRPNLTVLSDVTVDRVIVEDGVARGVVSASGSVFRAGEVVLSAGSYGSPAILLRSGVGPAEDLRALGIDVVADLPVGRRLQDHPFFHALFALSPEHQTLTSAFAAHLWLASPEARAGELDLGIVATHLPDGSFSPTGGAILLATAVTRPESRGSVRLASRDPLDAPVIDNNYLATPRDRSRMLEGVRLVRRLASASPFAGAVAAELVPGEPVGDGDELEAAIAAGISTYGHPTSTAPMGGPGDEWAVVDESGAVLGLTGLRVVDASIMPEVPSTVTNATTIMIAEHISRRVYGS from the coding sequence ATGAGCACCACGAGCGAACAGCCCAGCCACGGAGCCGACGATGCCGTGGACGTCGTGATCGTCGGCGGAGGTTCCGCCGGTGCCGTACTCGCCGCGAGGCTCAGTGCGGATCCGCGGCGCACGGTCCTGTTGATCGAGGCGGGCCCGGACTACCCCCAAGACCGCGTCCCCGAGGGCCTGTTGACCCCGCATGTCCTGGCCGACCCGGACCACGACTGGGGCTACACCGCACGCGCCACGGACCTCGCCCCGAGCATTCCCGCGCCGCGCGGCCGGACCATGGGCGGCAGTTCGGCGGTGAACGCGGGGGTGGCGATCCGGGCGCGCGCGGCGGACTTCGCGGCCTGGGGCGAGCGGTACGGGATCAAGGGCTGGTCGTACGACGAAGTCCTGCCGACGTTCCGGGAGATGGAGAACACGCCCACGGGGGACGACACTTACCACGGCCGCACCGGACCCTTCCCTGTCCGGCAGTGGACGTACGACCAACTCACGTCCTCACTCAAGGCGTTCGTGGACGGCGCGGCGGGTCTGGGGTTCCGGCGGAACGACGATTTCAACGGCGCCCGGCAGGACGGCACCGGCGGCTACCCGGTGAACATCGTCGACGGGGTGCGCCAGAACTCCGCGCTGGTGTACCTGACACCACAGGTGCGGAGCCGCCCCAACCTGACGGTGCTGAGTGACGTCACGGTCGACCGGGTGATCGTCGAGGACGGTGTGGCGCGGGGTGTCGTGAGCGCCTCGGGGTCGGTCTTCCGGGCGGGTGAAGTGGTGCTCTCCGCGGGGAGTTACGGCAGCCCGGCCATCCTGCTGCGGTCCGGTGTCGGTCCGGCCGAGGATCTGCGGGCGCTCGGTATCGACGTGGTCGCCGATCTCCCGGTCGGCCGCCGGTTGCAGGATCACCCCTTCTTCCACGCGCTGTTCGCCCTCTCGCCCGAGCACCAGACCCTGACGTCGGCCTTCGCGGCACATCTCTGGCTGGCCTCGCCCGAGGCGCGGGCCGGCGAGTTGGACCTCGGCATCGTCGCGACCCACCTCCCGGACGGCTCCTTCAGCCCGACCGGCGGGGCGATCCTCCTGGCCACGGCCGTGACCCGCCCCGAGTCGCGCGGTTCGGTGAGGCTGGCCAGCCGCGATCCCCTCGACGCCCCGGTGATCGACAACAACTACCTGGCGACACCGAGGGACCGCAGCCGCATGCTGGAGGGCGTGCGGCTCGTACGGCGGCTGGCGAGCGCTTCGCCGTTCGCGGGTGCGGTGGCGGCCGAGCTCGTTCCGGGTGAACCGGTGGGCGACGGCGACGAGTTGGAGGCGGCGATCGCGGCCGGGATCTCGACCTACGGCCATCCGACCTCGACCGCGCCGATGGGCGGGCCCGGGGACGAGTGGGCCGTCGTCGACGAGTCGGGGGCGGTGCTCGGGCTGACCGGGTTGCGGGTGGTCGACGCCTCGATCATGCCCGAGGTCCCGTCGACCGTGACCAACGCGACGACCATCATGATCGCGGAGCACATCTCCCGGCGCGTGTACGGGAGTTGA